A single Pirellulales bacterium DNA region contains:
- a CDS encoding amino acid permease, whose amino-acid sequence MTLWKQLLSRKSIETLLAEMAGEHRLRRVLGPFSLTAIGVGAIIGAGIFVMTGRAAAQDAGPAVVASYMVAAFGCGLAALCYAEFAAMAPVAGSAYTYAYATLGEILAWIIGWDLILEYGMSCATVAAAWSHYLNELLLALGLPLVGPGLSLDPFTHSDKFGSYLALNFPALGIMVLVTTILVIGIRESATANAILVLVKLVVVLFVIAIGVSYIDPANWTSIPVDAAGQASHDANRWGLLGVLGIDRWLQPLDEMIRSPFAPYGLSGLMLGASIVFFAYIGFDAISTHAEEAHNPQRDMPIGILVSLGLCTLLYVGVAAVITGMVPYHKIDIGAPIAAAFSQRAAAENSALLRGATALIATGALAGMTSVLLITFQSQVRIFLAMARDGLLPPAVAEVHPKYQTPHLTTIVTGILISVIAATTPIEKLGEMVNIGTLLAFVIVCFSVLLLRRQRPDAVRPFRCPVIWLVAPTGIVVNVIMMLFLPLDTWIRLVVWLVIGLVIYFLYGRHHSTLGQRLWREFSTQGLSPTDAPLPRD is encoded by the coding sequence ATGACGCTTTGGAAACAATTGCTGTCCCGCAAGAGCATCGAGACGCTGCTGGCTGAGATGGCCGGCGAGCATCGGCTGCGTCGCGTGCTGGGCCCCTTCTCGCTCACGGCGATCGGCGTCGGCGCGATCATCGGGGCGGGCATCTTCGTCATGACCGGCCGCGCCGCGGCGCAGGACGCCGGCCCCGCCGTGGTCGCGTCGTACATGGTCGCGGCGTTCGGCTGCGGGCTGGCGGCCTTGTGCTATGCCGAATTCGCCGCCATGGCCCCCGTGGCCGGCAGTGCCTACACCTATGCCTATGCCACGTTGGGCGAAATCCTCGCCTGGATCATCGGCTGGGACCTGATCCTCGAGTACGGCATGAGCTGCGCGACCGTGGCCGCGGCGTGGAGTCATTACCTCAACGAGTTACTATTAGCGCTGGGACTGCCGCTCGTGGGGCCGGGCTTGTCGCTCGATCCGTTCACGCACTCCGACAAGTTTGGCAGCTACCTGGCGCTCAATTTTCCGGCACTCGGCATCATGGTCCTCGTGACCACGATCCTGGTGATCGGCATTCGCGAAAGCGCGACAGCCAACGCGATCCTCGTGCTGGTCAAGCTGGTCGTGGTGCTGTTCGTAATCGCTATCGGTGTGTCGTACATCGACCCGGCGAACTGGACGTCGATCCCGGTCGACGCCGCGGGCCAGGCTAGCCACGACGCAAACCGTTGGGGACTCCTGGGCGTGCTTGGAATCGATCGCTGGCTGCAGCCGCTCGATGAGATGATTCGTTCGCCGTTTGCGCCCTATGGCCTCTCGGGCCTGATGCTCGGGGCCTCGATCGTGTTTTTCGCCTACATCGGTTTCGACGCCATTTCGACCCATGCCGAAGAGGCGCACAATCCCCAACGCGACATGCCGATCGGCATTCTCGTCTCGCTGGGTCTCTGCACGTTGCTCTATGTCGGCGTGGCCGCCGTGATTACGGGCATGGTGCCTTATCACAAGATCGACATCGGCGCGCCGATCGCCGCCGCCTTCAGCCAACGCGCCGCCGCAGAGAACAGCGCCCTGCTGCGCGGAGCGACGGCGCTTATCGCCACCGGTGCTCTGGCGGGGATGACCAGCGTGTTGCTGATCACCTTTCAAAGCCAGGTGCGGATCTTTCTGGCCATGGCCCGCGACGGATTGCTCCCGCCCGCGGTTGCCGAGGTGCATCCGAAATATCAGACGCCGCACCTGACGACGATCGTCACCGGCATTCTGATCAGCGTGATCGCGGCCACGACGCCGATCGAAAAGCTGGGCGAAATGGTCAATATCGGCACGCTGCTGGCGTTTGTCATCGTCTGCTTTTCGGTGCTTTTGCTGCGGCGTCAACGTCCCGACGCCGTACGCCCGTTTCGCTGCCCCGTGATCTGGCTGGTGGCGCCGACGGGCATCGTGGTCAACGTGATCATGATGTTGTTTCTGCCGCTCGACACCTGGATTCGACTCGTCGTGTGGCTGGTGATCGGCCTGGTGATCTATTTCCTGTACGGCCGACATCACAGCACGCTCGGCCAGCGGCTGTGGCGCGAGTTCAGCACCCAGGGGCTGTCGCCGACCGACGCTCCGCTGCCGCGCGATTAG
- a CDS encoding 2-oxo acid dehydrogenase subunit E2, translating into MAIEFRLPDLGENIESGDVVNVLVNVGDEITANQAIVELETDKAVVEVPCSHAGKITAIHVAKGQSVPVGGLLVTLEAVGSAGAAAAPSKPAKAQKEKQPAKAQEQPEPAKAAKAAPKAERNGPESRPSRAPAKPPAPEPVASSPATDEAEGDDGLAAPAGPATRRLARELGVDLARVSGSGPGGRITREDVIAAVRQFSSGANAAPVSTATSGGGTATAPAKSAKSASRPAPAGTPGTDSYGAVRRERMSKIRKTIAVNMARSSSTIPHVTNFDDADITELEQIRKTSATDHDGRPVKLTMLAFVLKAVAQSLRQHPTLNASLDLEAEEIVYKDYVNVGVAVDTERGLVVPVMRNADRMSIPQIGQGLTGMAAQARSAQFAIEDLRGGTFTISNLGAVGGTYSTPIINHPEVAVLLVGRSRMLPKWIGDKFEPRLMMPLSLSYDHRLVDGAAAARFLNEVIEYLQTPGRLLLAT; encoded by the coding sequence ATGGCGATTGAATTCCGTTTGCCCGATCTGGGTGAAAACATCGAGTCGGGCGACGTGGTCAACGTGCTCGTCAACGTCGGCGACGAGATTACAGCCAACCAGGCGATCGTCGAATTAGAGACCGACAAGGCGGTCGTCGAGGTGCCGTGCTCGCATGCCGGCAAGATCACGGCGATCCACGTGGCGAAGGGCCAATCCGTGCCGGTCGGCGGGTTGCTCGTGACCCTCGAAGCGGTAGGTAGCGCCGGCGCGGCGGCGGCACCATCCAAGCCGGCGAAGGCACAGAAAGAAAAACAGCCCGCCAAGGCCCAAGAACAGCCCGAACCGGCCAAGGCCGCTAAGGCGGCGCCGAAGGCCGAGCGCAACGGCCCCGAGTCACGCCCCAGCCGCGCACCCGCGAAGCCGCCCGCGCCGGAACCCGTTGCGAGTTCCCCGGCGACGGACGAGGCCGAAGGGGACGACGGGCTGGCCGCACCGGCGGGCCCCGCCACGCGCCGCCTCGCGAGGGAACTGGGCGTCGATCTCGCGCGGGTATCGGGAAGCGGCCCGGGCGGGCGAATCACTCGCGAAGACGTCATCGCCGCCGTTCGCCAGTTCAGCTCGGGAGCCAATGCAGCGCCCGTCAGCACGGCGACATCCGGCGGCGGCACGGCGACCGCCCCGGCGAAATCGGCCAAGTCGGCCTCGCGCCCGGCGCCTGCGGGCACGCCGGGCACCGACTCGTATGGAGCGGTCCGGCGCGAGCGGATGAGCAAGATCCGCAAGACGATCGCGGTGAACATGGCCCGGTCGTCGAGCACGATTCCGCACGTCACGAACTTTGACGATGCCGATATCACCGAGCTGGAACAGATCCGCAAGACGAGCGCGACCGATCACGACGGCCGTCCGGTGAAATTGACGATGCTGGCCTTCGTGCTGAAGGCGGTGGCGCAGTCGCTGCGTCAGCACCCGACGCTCAATGCCTCGCTCGACCTGGAGGCCGAGGAAATCGTTTACAAGGACTACGTCAACGTCGGCGTGGCCGTCGATACCGAGCGGGGCCTGGTCGTGCCCGTGATGCGCAATGCCGATCGGATGAGCATCCCGCAGATCGGCCAGGGTCTGACCGGCATGGCCGCGCAAGCCCGCAGCGCCCAGTTCGCCATCGAGGACCTGCGCGGCGGCACCTTCACGATCAGCAACCTGGGGGCGGTCGGCGGGACCTATTCGACGCCGATCATCAACCATCCAGAGGTGGCCGTGCTGCTGGTGGGCCGCTCGCGGATGTTGCCCAAGTGGATCGGCGACAAGTTCGAGCCGCGGCTGATGATGCCGCTGAGCCTGTCATACGATCATCGCCTGGTCGACGGGGCCGCCGCGGCACGGTTCCTCAACGAAGTGATCGAGTATCTGCAAACTCCCGGCCGGCTGTTGCTGGCGACCTGA
- a CDS encoding DedA family protein — protein MKKLLDFFLKLDDHLARVVADYGTWTYAILFAIIFCETGLVVTPILPGDSLLFAAGAFAAKGALDLTTLLVLLSIAAVGGDAVNYSIGKYLGPKVLTGNSRFLKKEYLDKTHAFFERYGQMTIIMARFVPIVRTFAPFMAGVGTMSYLRFASYNVVGGILWVLSMTLAGYFFGAIPWVHEHFEAVVLGIVFVSLLPAVIEAIRLRWQSRKAEPANEAAR, from the coding sequence CTGAAGAAACTGCTCGACTTCTTCCTGAAGCTCGACGATCACCTGGCCCGCGTTGTCGCCGACTATGGCACGTGGACCTATGCGATCCTGTTCGCGATCATCTTCTGCGAGACGGGCCTGGTCGTGACGCCGATCTTGCCGGGCGATTCGCTGCTGTTCGCCGCCGGGGCGTTTGCAGCCAAGGGGGCGCTCGATCTGACCACGCTGTTGGTGCTGCTGTCGATTGCCGCCGTGGGCGGCGACGCCGTGAACTATTCGATCGGCAAGTACCTGGGCCCCAAGGTGCTCACCGGCAACTCGCGCTTCCTGAAAAAGGAATACCTCGACAAGACGCACGCGTTCTTCGAGCGCTATGGCCAGATGACGATCATCATGGCGCGGTTCGTGCCCATCGTGCGAACGTTTGCTCCATTCATGGCCGGCGTGGGCACGATGAGCTACCTGAGATTCGCCAGCTACAACGTCGTCGGTGGCATCTTGTGGGTGCTCAGCATGACGCTGGCCGGCTACTTCTTCGGCGCGATTCCCTGGGTGCACGAGCACTTCGAGGCCGTCGTTTTGGGTATCGTGTTCGTCTCGTTGCTCCCCGCCGTGATCGAGGCCATTCGTCTGCGCTGGCAATCGCGCAAGGCAGAGCCGGCCAACGAAGCGGCGCGTTAA
- the lpdA gene encoding dihydrolipoyl dehydrogenase translates to MHVSLVVFGGGPGGYAAAFLAADLGLEVAIVDREPRLGGTCLLKGCIPSKALLHVAKVLSEAREASHWGVTFAQPQIDIDVMRSRKEKVIDTLSGGLKQLAKKRNVRIIHAEAEFLDSQTLKLSGGDPATRDDDKLTFDHCILAVGSSPTRIPAFDLKTNRVMDSTGALELRDVPESLLVIGGGYIGLEMGTVYAELGAKVSVVELTDGLLPGADRDLVKPLAARLEKQFAGIHLQTKVEGLKDGGDHIEATLSASSGTRQEKFSRVLVSVGRRPNSRGIGLENTQVELDQRGFVVVDRQQRTADPHILAIGDVAGEPMLAHKAAHEGKVAVEALHGGPAEFDKVAIPAVVFTDPELAWAGLTEEQARQQGRDVEVARYPWAASGRAQSLLRTEGLTKLIVDPENERVLGVGIVGAGAGELIAEAVLAMEMGCTARDLAESIHPHPTLSETVGFSAEAFLGTATEIYRPRKAGVAD, encoded by the coding sequence ATGCATGTTTCGCTGGTGGTTTTCGGTGGAGGTCCCGGGGGGTACGCGGCTGCGTTTCTGGCGGCCGATTTGGGCCTGGAGGTGGCGATCGTCGATCGCGAGCCGCGGCTGGGGGGCACCTGCCTGCTGAAGGGGTGTATCCCGTCGAAGGCCCTACTGCACGTGGCCAAGGTGCTGTCCGAGGCCCGCGAGGCCTCGCATTGGGGCGTCACCTTTGCCCAGCCGCAGATCGACATCGACGTCATGCGCTCGCGCAAAGAAAAGGTCATCGACACGCTCTCGGGCGGTCTCAAGCAGTTGGCCAAGAAGCGCAACGTGCGGATCATCCACGCCGAGGCCGAATTCCTCGATTCGCAGACCTTGAAGCTCTCCGGCGGCGACCCCGCGACGCGCGACGACGACAAGCTCACCTTCGACCACTGCATCCTCGCGGTCGGGTCGAGCCCGACGCGGATTCCGGCATTTGACCTGAAAACCAACCGGGTCATGGACTCGACCGGGGCGCTTGAACTGCGGGATGTGCCCGAATCGCTGTTGGTGATTGGCGGCGGCTATATCGGGCTCGAAATGGGCACGGTCTACGCTGAGCTAGGGGCCAAAGTGAGCGTTGTCGAGCTGACCGACGGACTACTTCCCGGGGCAGACCGCGATCTGGTCAAGCCACTGGCAGCGCGGCTCGAAAAGCAGTTTGCCGGGATTCACCTGCAGACCAAGGTCGAGGGTCTCAAAGACGGCGGCGACCACATCGAAGCGACGCTCAGCGCGTCCTCGGGAACTCGGCAAGAGAAGTTCAGCCGGGTGCTCGTATCGGTTGGCCGCCGGCCGAACAGCCGCGGGATTGGCCTGGAAAACACTCAGGTCGAGCTCGACCAGCGCGGGTTCGTCGTCGTCGATCGCCAACAGCGCACGGCCGATCCGCACATCCTGGCCATCGGCGATGTGGCCGGTGAACCCATGCTCGCCCACAAGGCCGCGCACGAGGGCAAGGTCGCGGTCGAAGCCCTGCACGGCGGGCCGGCCGAGTTCGACAAGGTGGCCATTCCGGCCGTGGTCTTTACCGATCCCGAACTGGCCTGGGCCGGGCTGACCGAAGAGCAGGCGCGCCAGCAAGGCCGCGATGTCGAGGTGGCCCGATACCCTTGGGCGGCCAGCGGCCGGGCCCAATCGCTGTTGCGCACCGAAGGGTTGACGAAGCTGATTGTTGACCCGGAGAACGAACGGGTGCTGGGTGTGGGGATCGTCGGCGCGGGCGCGGGCGAATTGATCGCCGAGGCTGTCCTGGCGATGGAAATGGGCTGCACGGCCCGCGACCTGGCCGAGTCGATTCATCCGCACCCGACGCTCAGCGAGACCGTGGGTTTCAGCGCCGAGGCGTTCCTGGGCACGGCGACGGAGATCTACCGGCCCCGCAAGGCGGGCGTGGCCGACTGA
- a CDS encoding redoxin domain-containing protein — protein sequence MPGKFRPYSAVITATFVLSVVVAWPAPGARAGDAKLIVGTTVADFQLPTSSGETWSLADASEASLLVIAFMGTECPLAQLYAPRLEALARQYESRGVRLVAVDANAQDSLEEIKAFAEQFNLTFPVLKDEGARVADALGATRTPEVFLLDASRTVRYHGRVDDQGRVGFVRLEVGRNDLAVAMDELLAGKPVSQPELPAIGCLIGRRRESTTSAPVTYAKEVSRIFQRRCIECHRAGEIGPFSMENFDDVAGWADMIREVVEQERMPPWFANPAYGKFLNDARLTPEEKQTIFAWIDAGAPLGDASDLPAPRQFVEGWNIGEPDQVVKTSETPFEVPAEGVLDYEHFVVDPGWTEDKWIVAAEVRPGARSVVHHVFVMCIPPNEKFQMFKIAFDGGLIGGYAPGMPPFLANPGVARKVKAGSKIVFQLHYTPNGRPQQDITSVGFKFCDASQVQQEVEVRGASYWMFMIPPGAANHELHASYKFRKDEYVANLLPHMHLRGKAFRYVAKYPDGTSEILLDVPKYDFNWQIQYEFDKPKLMPKGTTLECTGVYDNSADNPANPDPTEWVRPGEQTWHEMMIGWYSTLTVPKD from the coding sequence ATGCCCGGAAAGTTTCGGCCGTACTCGGCAGTGATAACCGCGACCTTTGTTCTGTCGGTCGTCGTGGCTTGGCCGGCGCCCGGGGCGCGGGCGGGTGATGCGAAGTTGATCGTCGGCACCACAGTGGCCGATTTTCAACTGCCGACATCCAGCGGCGAAACCTGGTCGTTGGCCGACGCGAGCGAGGCTTCCCTGCTGGTCATCGCGTTCATGGGTACGGAGTGCCCGCTTGCACAGCTTTACGCGCCGCGGCTCGAGGCCTTGGCGCGACAATACGAATCGCGCGGCGTGCGGTTGGTGGCAGTCGATGCGAACGCCCAGGATTCGCTCGAAGAGATCAAGGCGTTCGCCGAACAATTCAACCTGACCTTTCCGGTACTCAAAGACGAAGGTGCCCGCGTGGCCGACGCGCTGGGGGCCACGCGTACGCCGGAGGTCTTTCTGCTCGATGCCTCGCGCACGGTGCGGTATCACGGTCGCGTCGATGATCAGGGGCGCGTCGGTTTTGTGCGACTCGAAGTCGGCCGCAACGACCTGGCCGTGGCCATGGATGAACTCCTGGCGGGTAAGCCGGTCAGCCAGCCCGAGCTGCCGGCGATCGGCTGCCTGATCGGGCGGCGTCGCGAGAGCACGACCTCGGCGCCGGTGACCTATGCCAAGGAAGTCTCGAGGATTTTCCAGCGCCGTTGCATCGAGTGTCACCGCGCCGGCGAGATCGGACCGTTTTCGATGGAGAACTTCGACGACGTGGCCGGTTGGGCCGACATGATCCGCGAAGTGGTCGAGCAGGAACGCATGCCGCCGTGGTTTGCGAACCCGGCCTACGGCAAGTTCTTGAACGATGCCCGACTGACGCCCGAGGAGAAGCAGACGATTTTCGCCTGGATTGACGCCGGCGCGCCGTTGGGCGACGCGAGCGACCTGCCCGCGCCGCGCCAGTTCGTCGAGGGCTGGAACATCGGCGAGCCGGACCAGGTGGTGAAGACGTCGGAAACGCCGTTCGAAGTGCCGGCCGAAGGCGTGCTCGACTACGAGCATTTCGTGGTCGACCCCGGCTGGACCGAGGACAAATGGATCGTGGCCGCGGAAGTGCGTCCGGGCGCTCGTTCGGTCGTGCATCACGTGTTCGTGATGTGCATCCCGCCGAACGAAAAATTCCAGATGTTCAAGATTGCCTTCGACGGCGGCCTGATCGGCGGCTATGCCCCCGGGATGCCTCCCTTCCTGGCCAATCCGGGCGTGGCCCGCAAGGTGAAGGCGGGCTCGAAGATCGTGTTCCAACTGCACTACACGCCCAATGGCCGGCCGCAGCAGGACATCACCAGCGTCGGCTTCAAGTTCTGTGATGCCAGCCAGGTCCAGCAAGAAGTCGAGGTGCGGGGTGCGAGCTATTGGATGTTCATGATCCCGCCGGGTGCGGCCAACCACGAATTGCACGCCAGCTACAAGTTTCGCAAGGACGAATACGTGGCCAACCTGCTGCCGCACATGCACCTGCGCGGCAAGGCGTTTCGCTATGTTGCCAAGTATCCCGACGGCACGAGCGAAATCCTGCTCGACGTGCCCAAGTACGACTTCAACTGGCAGATTCAATACGAGTTCGACAAGCCGAAGCTGATGCCCAAGGGGACCACGCTCGAGTGCACGGGTGTGTACGACAATTCGGCCGACAACCCGGCCAACCCGGACCCGACGGAATGGGTCCGTCCCGGCGAGCAGACGTGGCACGAGATGATGATCGGCTGGTACTCGACGCTGACGGTGCCGAAGGACTAG
- a CDS encoding FAD-binding oxidoreductase, translating to MSSTQAPGADVLVIGGGVAGASTAMQLALRGQRVVVLERSLLGSGSTGRAAGLLGQLRSTRAATRMLVEGLEVVRDLEGRTGTQIFVQTGSLRIAADADRAAEIADHVHMGREAGLAIEHLTRERVAQLLPYMRTDDLLDACYCPTDGHLQPAELLAAYVRVAREHGVEFRTRSPVDEVYVTAGRVQGVRAAGQDYFAPIVINATGPWSYLTAAKAQTRLASAAIGHYYLTTQPQAEIPVDRYSPAVRDRANRIYTRPEVGGLIVGIYESEPQGYDMETLGDDFEMSELRAARTELRVALLLDAAGRRFPWINERTPMHITHGIMTFTPDGKPFCGPDAEIAGLFHCAAFCGHGIVQSPAIGQIMAQLVLDGTSRYDVSEIEADRYADFPELADRAAVKARCHAAYGSYYGAVARTDRQS from the coding sequence ATGTCTTCCACTCAAGCCCCTGGGGCCGATGTGCTCGTGATCGGCGGCGGCGTCGCCGGCGCGAGCACGGCCATGCAACTGGCCCTGCGCGGCCAACGCGTCGTTGTGCTGGAACGTTCGTTGCTCGGTTCCGGATCGACCGGCCGCGCCGCCGGACTGCTCGGTCAGCTACGTTCCACGCGGGCCGCGACGCGGATGCTCGTCGAGGGACTGGAAGTCGTGCGAGATCTGGAAGGGCGCACCGGCACACAGATCTTCGTGCAGACCGGTTCGCTGCGGATCGCGGCCGATGCCGACCGCGCTGCCGAGATTGCCGACCACGTGCACATGGGGCGCGAAGCGGGCCTGGCCATCGAGCATCTCACGCGCGAACGCGTCGCGCAATTGCTCCCCTACATGCGCACCGACGATCTGCTCGATGCCTGTTATTGTCCGACGGACGGCCACCTGCAGCCGGCCGAATTACTGGCAGCCTATGTGCGCGTCGCGCGCGAGCACGGCGTCGAGTTCCGCACGCGGTCGCCCGTCGACGAAGTTTACGTCACCGCCGGCCGCGTCCAAGGCGTCCGCGCCGCGGGCCAAGATTACTTCGCGCCGATCGTCATCAACGCGACGGGCCCCTGGTCGTACTTGACCGCCGCCAAGGCCCAAACGCGCCTCGCGTCGGCCGCCATCGGGCATTACTACCTGACCACGCAACCGCAGGCCGAGATCCCGGTCGATCGCTACAGCCCGGCGGTGCGCGATCGCGCCAATCGCATCTATACCCGGCCCGAAGTGGGTGGCCTGATCGTGGGCATCTACGAGTCGGAGCCGCAGGGCTACGACATGGAAACCTTGGGCGACGACTTTGAGATGTCGGAATTGCGCGCCGCGCGGACCGAGCTGCGCGTGGCGCTGTTGCTCGATGCCGCCGGACGGCGTTTCCCCTGGATCAACGAGCGGACCCCCATGCACATTACGCATGGCATCATGACCTTCACGCCCGACGGCAAGCCTTTCTGCGGGCCCGACGCCGAGATTGCCGGTTTGTTTCACTGCGCGGCGTTCTGCGGGCATGGCATCGTACAGAGTCCGGCGATCGGCCAGATCATGGCGCAGCTCGTGCTCGATGGCACGAGCCGCTACGACGTCTCGGAGATCGAGGCCGACCGCTATGCCGACTTTCCGGAACTGGCCGACCGCGCCGCGGTCAAGGCGCGCTGCCACGCGGCCTACGGCAGCTATTACGGCGCCGTGGCGCGGACTGATCGCCAGAGCTGA
- the aceE gene encoding pyruvate dehydrogenase (acetyl-transferring), homodimeric type produces MAVSEFESAVPGDYDPAETAEWLESLEYVLESKGRERVSFLLQQLSEAAHRRGVELPFTANTPYINTIPADKQPIYPGNRELERRIKSIIRWNAMAMVVRANRMSPGIGGHISTYASAATLLEVGFNHFFRGKSDDYSGDQIFFQGHASPGIYARAFLEGRLTEKQLENFRREMAEGGGLSSYPHPWLMPHFWEFPTVSMGLGPIMAIYQARFNKYLTDRGIKDCSRSHVWAFMGDGECDEPEALGAITLASRENLDNLIFVINCNLQRLDGPVRGNGKIIQELEAIFRGAGWNVVKVIWGDDWDPMLARDKSGALVRRMGEIVDGEYQKYIVSSGEYIREHFFGNDPELQALAAPLSDEKIKRMRRGGHDPEKVYAAYKAAVDCQGRPTVVLAKTIKGYGLGEAGEGRNVTHQQKKLNEEELREFRTRFAIPISDEEVAKAPFYRPADDSAEIKYLHARRQELGGYVPGRPMQAMPLKTPTATDYKEFLEGSGEREVSTTMAFVRFFGKLLRDKHIGRNVVPIVPDESRTFGMEALFRQCGIYAHKGQLYEPVDSDNVLYYREAKDGQILEEGITEAGSMASFVAAGTSYTTHGIPMIPFFIFYSMFGFQRIGDLIWAAGDSRCKGFLLGATAGRTTLAGEGLQHQDGHSHLIALAFPHVRAYDPAYAYECTTIILDGMRRMYKEGDDAIYYITVMNENYVQPPLPPGTEEGIVRGIYPVSTADAGHGRPHVQLFGSGAIFRETLAAQRILAEKFGVSSKVWSVTSYRELWRDAQAVDRWNMLHPLEPKRQSFLEQSLAGEAGPFVAASDYVCALPQIIDPWVPGGLTVLGTDGFGRSESREVLRRFFEVDAAAIVVAALDRLARAGSVPADDVARAIREFGIDPEQPDPFTQTYVS; encoded by the coding sequence ATGGCAGTCAGCGAGTTCGAATCGGCCGTACCCGGCGACTACGATCCGGCCGAAACGGCCGAATGGCTCGAGTCGCTCGAATACGTGTTGGAGAGCAAGGGGCGCGAGCGGGTCAGCTTCCTGCTCCAGCAACTCAGCGAGGCCGCCCATCGGCGCGGCGTTGAGTTGCCGTTCACGGCCAACACGCCTTACATCAATACCATTCCCGCCGACAAGCAGCCGATCTATCCCGGCAACCGCGAACTCGAGCGGCGCATCAAGAGCATCATTCGTTGGAACGCGATGGCCATGGTCGTGCGCGCCAACCGGATGAGCCCCGGCATCGGCGGGCATATCTCGACCTATGCGTCGGCCGCCACGTTGTTGGAAGTCGGCTTCAATCATTTCTTCCGCGGCAAGAGCGACGACTACTCGGGCGATCAGATCTTCTTCCAAGGGCACGCCTCGCCGGGTATCTATGCCCGGGCGTTTCTCGAAGGGCGGTTGACCGAAAAGCAGCTCGAGAATTTCCGCCGCGAGATGGCCGAAGGCGGCGGGTTATCGTCGTACCCGCATCCTTGGTTGATGCCGCACTTTTGGGAGTTTCCGACGGTCTCGATGGGCCTGGGGCCGATCATGGCCATCTACCAGGCACGGTTCAACAAGTATCTGACCGACCGCGGCATCAAGGATTGCAGCCGCTCGCACGTTTGGGCATTCATGGGCGACGGCGAATGCGACGAGCCGGAAGCTCTCGGCGCCATCACGCTGGCCAGCCGCGAAAACCTCGACAACCTGATCTTCGTGATCAACTGCAACCTGCAGCGGCTCGACGGCCCCGTGCGCGGCAACGGCAAAATCATCCAGGAGCTCGAGGCCATTTTCCGCGGAGCGGGCTGGAACGTGGTCAAGGTGATCTGGGGTGACGACTGGGACCCCATGCTCGCGCGCGACAAGTCCGGCGCCCTGGTCCGCCGTATGGGCGAGATTGTTGACGGCGAGTACCAGAAGTACATCGTCAGCTCGGGTGAATACATTCGCGAGCACTTCTTCGGCAATGATCCGGAACTGCAGGCACTCGCGGCGCCGCTGTCGGACGAGAAGATCAAGCGAATGCGCCGCGGCGGCCACGATCCGGAGAAAGTCTACGCCGCCTACAAAGCAGCGGTCGATTGTCAGGGCCGTCCGACGGTCGTGCTGGCCAAGACGATCAAGGGCTACGGCCTCGGCGAAGCCGGCGAAGGCCGCAACGTTACGCATCAACAGAAGAAGCTCAACGAAGAGGAGCTGCGCGAGTTCCGTACCCGGTTCGCGATTCCAATCTCGGACGAAGAGGTGGCCAAGGCGCCGTTTTATCGTCCGGCCGACGACAGTGCCGAGATCAAGTATCTGCATGCCCGCCGGCAAGAGTTGGGCGGTTACGTGCCCGGTCGACCGATGCAGGCGATGCCGCTCAAGACGCCAACGGCGACCGACTACAAGGAGTTTCTCGAAGGCAGCGGCGAGCGCGAGGTGTCGACCACGATGGCCTTCGTGCGGTTCTTCGGCAAGCTGCTCCGCGACAAGCACATCGGCCGCAACGTCGTGCCGATCGTGCCGGACGAATCGCGCACGTTTGGCATGGAGGCGCTATTCCGGCAGTGCGGGATCTATGCCCATAAAGGCCAGCTTTACGAACCGGTCGATTCGGACAACGTGCTCTACTATCGCGAGGCGAAGGACGGTCAGATCCTCGAGGAAGGCATCACCGAAGCCGGGTCGATGGCCTCGTTCGTGGCGGCCGGAACGTCGTACACGACGCACGGCATCCCGATGATTCCGTTCTTCATCTTCTATTCGATGTTCGGCTTCCAGCGGATCGGCGACTTGATCTGGGCCGCCGGCGATTCTCGCTGCAAGGGTTTTCTGCTGGGGGCCACCGCCGGGCGCACGACGCTCGCCGGCGAAGGACTGCAGCACCAGGACGGCCACAGCCACCTGATCGCGCTGGCGTTTCCACACGTGCGCGCGTACGACCCGGCCTATGCCTACGAGTGCACGACGATCATCCTCGACGGCATGCGGCGGATGTACAAGGAAGGCGACGATGCCATCTACTACATCACCGTCATGAACGAGAACTACGTGCAGCCGCCGCTGCCCCCCGGCACCGAGGAAGGCATCGTCCGCGGCATCTACCCGGTGTCGACCGCCGACGCCGGCCACGGCCGCCCGCATGTGCAATTGTTCGGCTCGGGGGCCATCTTCCGCGAGACGCTCGCGGCGCAGCGCATCTTGGCCGAAAAGTTCGGCGTCTCCAGCAAGGTCTGGAGTGTGACGAGCTATCGCGAGCTGTGGCGCGACGCGCAGGCCGTCGATCGCTGGAACATGCTCCACCCGCTCGAGCCCAAGCGGCAGTCGTTCCTCGAACAGTCGCTGGCCGGTGAGGCCGGCCCGTTTGTCGCCGCCAGCGACTATGTGTGCGCCTTGCCGCAGATCATCGACCCCTGGGTCCCCGGCGGCCTGACCGTCTTGGGCACCGACGGCTTCGGTCGGAGCGAATCGCGCGAGGTCTTGCGGCGGTTCTTCGAGGTCGATGCCGCTGCCATCGTCGTGGCGGCGCTCGATCGCCTCGCTCGGGCGGGCAGCGTGCCCGCGGACGACGTCGCGCGGGCGATCCGCGAATTTGGCATCGATCCGGAACAGCCCGATCCGTTTACGCAGACCTACGTTTCGTAG